One genomic segment of Bradyrhizobium prioriisuperbiae includes these proteins:
- a CDS encoding carboxymuconolactone decarboxylase family protein has protein sequence MSRISIKTKNDLPAELRPLWDKMTTYGSFENQAGVMAQRPPIFRHVWSLLVDLADEAVLSRRHLELALVTVSLLNKCTYCVSHHAPKLAIQGVSEEGAERLLDYKDHPELDDLDKLVVEYAIAVTNNWNRTRDEIFERLRLHFSEPQIVELTWRIALCGAFNRFNDILQFDIEQGVPARDAAE, from the coding sequence ATGTCGCGTATATCGATCAAGACCAAAAACGACTTGCCAGCCGAACTGCGTCCGCTCTGGGACAAGATGACCACCTATGGGTCGTTCGAAAACCAGGCCGGTGTCATGGCCCAGCGGCCGCCGATCTTCAGGCATGTCTGGTCGCTCCTGGTCGATCTCGCCGACGAGGCGGTGCTGTCCAGGCGCCACCTCGAACTGGCGCTGGTCACGGTGTCGCTGTTGAACAAATGCACCTACTGCGTCTCGCATCACGCGCCGAAGCTCGCCATCCAGGGCGTCTCGGAAGAGGGCGCGGAACGGCTGCTTGATTACAAGGATCATCCCGAGCTCGACGACCTCGACAAGCTGGTGGTGGAGTACGCGATCGCCGTCACCAACAACTGGAATCGAACCCGGGACGAGATCTTCGAGCGGCTCAGATTGCATTTCAGCGAGCCGCAGATTGTTGAGCTGACCTGGCGCATCGCGCTATGCGGTGCCTTCAACCGCTTCAACGATATCCTGCAGTTCGACATCGAGCAGGGCGTGCCGGCCCGCGACGCCGCGGAGTGA
- a CDS encoding CmcJ/NvfI family oxidoreductase, with protein MGLQETTIKSLPFVTAELNYLAPTPGKPRTYAFDPPPGKPKSTALPEPHTLPIFDVRAIADTVSLDRQGFALVQQQTAVKDFGDEDEIRRVYYLEIEAFLKKTLGADRVVIFDHTVRKRVEGATDLRGAGPRQPATRVHVDQTAVSGRNRVFEHVPDDAEELLKGRVQVINLWRPIRGPLRDAPLAMCDGTTVAPGDLVASDLIYPNRSGETYSVKYNPEHRWFYVPEMRVDEALLLKCYDSATDGRTRFGPHTAFIDPTTPANVPPRESIELRTLVFHKA; from the coding sequence ATGGGACTGCAAGAAACAACAATCAAATCCCTGCCGTTCGTCACCGCGGAACTGAATTATCTGGCGCCGACGCCGGGCAAGCCGCGCACCTATGCCTTCGATCCGCCGCCGGGCAAGCCGAAATCCACCGCGCTCCCGGAGCCGCATACCCTGCCGATCTTCGACGTGCGCGCCATCGCCGACACGGTTTCGCTCGACCGCCAGGGCTTTGCGCTGGTTCAGCAGCAAACCGCCGTGAAGGATTTTGGTGACGAGGACGAGATCAGGCGTGTGTATTACCTTGAGATCGAGGCCTTCCTGAAGAAGACCCTGGGCGCCGATCGCGTCGTCATCTTCGATCACACCGTGCGCAAGCGCGTCGAGGGAGCCACCGACCTGCGCGGCGCCGGGCCGCGCCAGCCCGCCACTCGGGTGCATGTCGACCAGACCGCCGTGTCCGGCCGCAACCGCGTCTTCGAGCACGTGCCCGACGATGCCGAGGAACTGCTGAAAGGCCGCGTCCAGGTGATCAATTTGTGGCGGCCGATCCGCGGGCCGTTGCGCGACGCGCCGCTGGCGATGTGCGACGGCACCACGGTGGCGCCCGGTGATCTCGTCGCCTCCGACCTGATCTATCCCAACCGCAGCGGTGAAACCTATTCGGTCAAATACAATCCCGAGCACCGCTGGTTCTATGTGCCGGAGATGCGTGTCGATGAAGCTCTGCTGCTGAAGTGCTACGATTCGGCCACCGACGGTCGCACCCGCTTCGGGCCGCACACCGCGTTCATCGACCCGACCACGCCGGCCAACGTCCCGCCGCGCGAAAGCATCGAGCTGCGCACGCTGGTGTTTCACAAGGCGTAA
- the soxA gene encoding sulfur oxidation c-type cytochrome SoxA — MLLAATHGFTAEISPAERRSGFSFMSPATQAIQNDDTANPGMLWVLDGEALWTAKAGDAGRACADCHGDAKASMRGVAARYPAFDPVLARPVDLAERVNLCRTRHQQATPFASESRELLALTALIGTQSRGIAIDGGSDPRLVPFIAAGRERFMRRQGQLNLACTNCHDDNWDKHLAGSAITQAHPTGYPLYRLEWQSLGSLQRRLRSCITGVRAQAYDYGAPELVELELYLMSRARGMPMETPAVRP; from the coding sequence ATGCTGCTCGCAGCCACGCATGGTTTTACCGCCGAGATTTCACCGGCCGAGCGCCGCTCCGGCTTCAGCTTCATGTCGCCGGCCACCCAGGCAATCCAGAATGACGACACCGCTAATCCCGGAATGCTGTGGGTGCTGGATGGCGAGGCGCTGTGGACGGCCAAAGCGGGCGATGCCGGGCGCGCATGCGCGGACTGCCATGGCGACGCCAAGGCCAGCATGCGCGGTGTCGCGGCGCGCTATCCCGCGTTCGATCCTGTGCTCGCGCGCCCGGTCGATCTCGCGGAGCGCGTCAATCTCTGCCGCACCCGGCATCAGCAGGCGACGCCGTTCGCCTCTGAAAGCCGCGAACTGCTGGCGCTGACCGCACTGATCGGGACGCAGTCACGCGGCATTGCGATCGACGGCGGCAGCGATCCGCGTCTGGTGCCATTCATCGCTGCCGGCCGCGAACGGTTCATGCGCCGCCAGGGCCAGCTCAATCTCGCCTGTACCAATTGCCATGACGATAATTGGGACAAGCATCTTGCCGGCTCCGCCATCACCCAGGCGCATCCGACCGGTTATCCGCTGTACCGCCTGGAGTGGCAGTCGCTGGGGTCGCTGCAGCGCCGGCTGCGCAGCTGCATCACCGGCGTGCGCGCCCAGGCCTATGACTACGGCGCCCCCGAACTCGTGGAGCTTGAGCTCTATTTGATGTCGCGCGCCCGCGGCATGCCGATGGAGACACCAGCCGTGCGGCCGTGA
- the soxZ gene encoding thiosulfate oxidation carrier complex protein SoxZ, translating into MPALINVPAKAQRGDVVEIKALMSHIMETGFRHTPSGEAVPRDIITNFVCRYNGVEVFRADFFPAISANPFISFFTTATDSGTFEFQWVGDKGFLETASATIAVE; encoded by the coding sequence ATGCCGGCGCTGATCAATGTTCCCGCCAAGGCGCAACGCGGCGATGTCGTCGAGATCAAGGCTCTGATGTCGCACATCATGGAGACCGGCTTTCGCCACACCCCGAGCGGCGAGGCCGTCCCGCGCGATATCATCACCAACTTCGTCTGCCGCTATAACGGCGTCGAGGTGTTTCGCGCTGACTTCTTCCCCGCCATCTCCGCCAATCCCTTCATCTCGTTCTTCACCACCGCCACCGACAGCGGCACCTTCGAATTCCAATGGGTCGGCGACAAGGGTTTTCTGGAAACCGCATCCGCGACCATCGCCGTCGAATGA
- a CDS encoding SoxY-related AACIE arm protein, translated as MTDPTTPSTTSATRRRFLALSGGAVLGAGAMVSLRPAVATPQMQNAAIRDVVGTATVRPGKVKLDVPPLVENGNTVPLTVSVASPMTADDHVVSIHVFNEKNPQPNVGNFYLGVRAGRAQVSTRIRLADTQRITAIAKLSDGSFWSTTADVVVTLAACVEEAS; from the coding sequence ATGACGGATCCGACGACACCTTCAACGACATCCGCGACACGCCGGCGATTCCTGGCTCTCTCGGGCGGCGCCGTGCTCGGCGCGGGCGCCATGGTCAGCCTGCGACCGGCAGTGGCGACGCCGCAGATGCAGAACGCTGCGATCCGCGACGTGGTCGGGACTGCCACCGTGCGGCCGGGCAAAGTGAAGCTGGACGTGCCGCCGCTGGTCGAGAATGGCAACACCGTGCCGCTGACGGTGTCGGTGGCGAGCCCGATGACCGCGGATGACCATGTCGTCAGCATTCATGTCTTCAACGAGAAGAACCCGCAGCCCAATGTCGGCAATTTCTATCTCGGTGTTCGTGCCGGCCGTGCCCAGGTCTCCACCCGGATCCGGCTCGCCGACACCCAGCGGATCACCGCGATCGCGAAGCTGTCCGACGGCTCGTTCTGGTCGACCACCGCCGACGTGGTGGTGACACTGGCAGCGTGCGTCGAGGAGGCCAGCTGA
- the soxX gene encoding sulfur oxidation c-type cytochrome SoxX has protein sequence MLLSGGAHAADLLSYLVVDDAIPTSFTGQPGDPAQGRSIVANRLNTCVLCHPGPFADKAFQGDLAPDLAGTGSRWSKGQLRLRLVDASHLNPATIMPSYYRLDGLARVGTAWTDKPILSAQQIEDVVAYLATLRE, from the coding sequence ATGCTGCTGTCCGGCGGCGCGCATGCGGCCGACTTGCTAAGTTATCTCGTGGTTGATGATGCGATCCCGACGTCGTTCACAGGCCAGCCCGGTGATCCTGCACAGGGCCGGAGTATTGTTGCCAATCGCCTGAACACGTGTGTGCTCTGCCACCCCGGGCCATTTGCGGACAAGGCGTTCCAGGGCGATCTTGCGCCGGATCTCGCGGGAACCGGCAGCCGCTGGTCGAAGGGGCAGCTACGGTTGCGGCTGGTGGATGCCTCCCACCTCAATCCCGCGACGATCATGCCATCCTATTACCGCCTGGACGGATTGGCGCGCGTCGGCACCGCCTGGACAGACAAGCCGATTCTGTCGGCACAGCAGATTGAGGATGTGGTGGCCTATCTTGCGACACTGCGCGAATAG
- a CDS encoding NAD(P)/FAD-dependent oxidoreductase, producing the protein MSRRYRTTRRAFVGGAAASLALARPSFAQASANVVVIGGGFGGASCARALKWLAPKLQVTLLEPNKTFTACPFSNDVIGGFRAIEAQRFGYDKIAAAGITVAAQAATGVDVQGRTVTLADGSSLRYDRLVLSPGIDLRFDALPGYDEAAVEVMPHAWKAGEQTLLLRRQLEAMDDGGLVVMSVPANPYRCPPGPYERACLIAYYLKAKKPRSKLIVLDAKDAFSKQRLFQNAWTELYPGMIEWVSLSQGGKVTSVDPSTKTFVTEFGKHTAQVANVIPPQKAGRIAALAGAADASGWCAIDPVTFESKTAPNVHVIGDACIAGGMPKSAFSANAQAKACAAAVATLLAGGAPAAPKLINTCYSLAAPDYGFSVAGVYQPKNGLLADVEGAGGTSPVDAPREFRAREAVYAQSWFDTITAEVFG; encoded by the coding sequence ATGAGCAGGAGATATCGCACCACCCGGCGTGCGTTTGTGGGCGGGGCTGCCGCCTCGCTGGCACTGGCGCGGCCGTCATTCGCGCAGGCCAGCGCCAACGTGGTTGTGATCGGCGGCGGCTTCGGTGGGGCAAGCTGTGCACGGGCGCTCAAATGGCTCGCCCCGAAACTGCAGGTGACGCTGCTCGAGCCGAACAAGACCTTCACGGCCTGCCCCTTCAGCAACGACGTCATTGGTGGTTTCCGCGCCATCGAAGCCCAGCGGTTTGGCTACGACAAGATCGCTGCCGCCGGCATCACAGTTGCGGCGCAGGCGGCGACCGGCGTCGATGTGCAGGGGCGAACGGTCACGCTGGCCGATGGATCTTCGCTGCGCTACGACCGGCTGGTGCTGTCGCCGGGCATCGACCTGCGCTTCGATGCGTTGCCGGGCTATGACGAAGCCGCGGTGGAGGTGATGCCGCACGCCTGGAAGGCCGGCGAGCAGACGCTGTTGCTGCGCCGGCAGCTCGAAGCCATGGACGACGGCGGCCTGGTGGTGATGTCGGTGCCCGCCAATCCCTATCGCTGTCCGCCCGGGCCCTATGAGCGGGCCTGCCTGATTGCGTATTATCTGAAAGCCAAGAAGCCGCGCTCCAAGCTGATCGTGCTGGATGCCAAGGACGCTTTTTCCAAGCAGCGGCTGTTTCAGAACGCCTGGACTGAACTGTATCCTGGCATGATCGAATGGGTGTCGCTGTCGCAAGGCGGCAAGGTGACGTCGGTCGACCCTTCGACCAAAACCTTCGTCACCGAATTCGGCAAACACACGGCACAGGTGGCCAACGTGATTCCGCCGCAGAAAGCCGGCCGCATCGCCGCGCTTGCGGGTGCGGCGGACGCAAGCGGCTGGTGTGCCATAGATCCGGTGACCTTCGAATCCAAGACGGCTCCGAACGTCCATGTGATCGGCGACGCCTGCATCGCCGGCGGCATGCCGAAATCCGCCTTCTCGGCCAATGCCCAGGCCAAGGCCTGCGCGGCCGCGGTCGCGACGCTGCTTGCGGGCGGCGCGCCGGCGGCACCGAAACTGATCAACACCTGCTACAGCCTCGCCGCGCCGGACTATGGCTTCTCGGTCGCCGGCGTCTATCAGCCGAAGAATGGCCTGCTTGCCGATGTCGAGGGCGCCGGCGGCACCAGCCCGGTGGATGCGCCGCGCGAATTCCGCGCCCGCGAGGCGGTCTATGCCCAATCCTGGTTCGACACCATCACGGCGGAAGTTTTTGGTTAG
- a CDS encoding c-type cytochrome, producing the protein MKFLSMVLLIAAVGASAAPACAASLPPTGAASCSGCHGASAAAVPRITGRDAGEILTLIAAFRDGSRPATVMGRIAKGYSDDELRPIAAWLAGQK; encoded by the coding sequence ATGAAATTTTTGTCGATGGTGCTTCTGATCGCGGCAGTCGGCGCATCGGCTGCGCCGGCCTGCGCCGCGTCGCTGCCACCGACGGGCGCGGCGTCGTGCTCGGGCTGCCATGGCGCGTCGGCAGCCGCGGTGCCGCGGATCACCGGCCGCGATGCCGGCGAGATCCTCACTTTGATCGCGGCGTTCCGCGACGGCTCGCGGCCCGCCACCGTGATGGGGCGGATCGCCAAGGGCTATTCCGACGACGAGCTGCGCCCGATCGCGGCGTGGCTCGCTGGGCAGAAATAG
- a CDS encoding xanthine dehydrogenase family protein molybdopterin-binding subunit gives MNKMMTATRSLSRRAFVVGATVAGGGLALGLDIPFGGPTVVRAADGSPEVNAWVVIRPDDTVVIRVARSEMGQGTLTGLAQLVAEELQCDWSKVTTEYPTPGESVARKRVWGDFSTGGSRGIRTSQDYVRKGGAAARMMLIQAAAESWKVPVTECTAANSIITHTPSNRTTTYGKVAEAAAKLTPPADVKLKDPKDWTIAGKPLKRLDTEDKTTGKMIYGADIKLPGLLNAAIKDCPVFGGKLKSYDEAKIAGMKGIKKVVRVGDTAVAVVADTWWHAKTALDALPIVWDEGDNARVTSASIAKWLEEGLDPAQPAFVGNQNGDVKAAIAGAARKVEAVYSYPYQNHAAMEPLNATVLYTPDKCEVWTGTQNGEAAFAATTEASGLPAEKCEVHKVMLGGGFGRRGMTDYVRQAVAIAKQMPGTPVKLLWSREEDMLHGKYHPITQCKLTGAFDADNNLTGLHMRISGQSIIASVFPNNLQNGKDTVTFQGLNPTGEAAFGYSVPNLLIDHSMRNPHVPPGFWRGVNVNHNAIYLECFMDELAKSAGQDPLAFRRKLMANHPKHLAVLNAVAEKIGWDTPPPQGVFRGLCQHMGFGSYVAAATEISVTDGNKIKVHRIVAATDPGYAVNPAQIERQVAGSFVYGLSALLYGEITIKDGRVEQENFDTYNSMRIAEMPKVEAILMPSGGFWGGVGEPTICVAAPAVLNAFFAATGKRIRSVPLKNHDILFA, from the coding sequence ATGAACAAGATGATGACAGCAACTCGTTCGCTCAGCCGCCGGGCTTTCGTGGTCGGCGCCACCGTCGCCGGTGGCGGTCTCGCCCTTGGGCTCGACATTCCCTTCGGTGGTCCGACCGTGGTTCGCGCCGCGGACGGTTCGCCCGAGGTCAACGCCTGGGTCGTGATCCGGCCCGACGATACGGTCGTGATCCGCGTCGCCCGCTCCGAGATGGGGCAGGGCACCCTCACCGGGCTGGCGCAGCTTGTCGCCGAGGAGTTGCAGTGCGACTGGTCGAAAGTCACCACCGAATATCCCACCCCCGGCGAGAGCGTGGCACGCAAGCGGGTGTGGGGCGATTTCTCCACCGGCGGCAGCCGCGGCATCCGCACCTCGCAGGATTATGTGCGCAAGGGCGGCGCCGCCGCACGCATGATGCTGATCCAGGCCGCCGCCGAGAGCTGGAAAGTCCCTGTTACCGAATGCACCGCGGCCAACAGCATCATCACTCACACGCCGTCGAATCGGACCACCACCTACGGCAAGGTGGCGGAAGCCGCTGCCAAGCTGACGCCGCCGGCCGACGTCAAGCTCAAGGATCCCAAGGACTGGACCATTGCCGGCAAGCCGCTGAAGCGGCTCGACACCGAGGACAAGACCACCGGCAAGATGATCTATGGCGCCGATATCAAGCTGCCGGGTTTGCTCAATGCTGCGATCAAGGATTGCCCGGTGTTCGGCGGCAAGCTGAAGAGCTACGACGAGGCCAAGATTGCCGGCATGAAGGGCATCAAGAAAGTCGTCCGGGTTGGCGACACCGCGGTGGCGGTGGTGGCCGACACCTGGTGGCACGCCAAGACCGCGCTCGATGCCCTGCCGATCGTCTGGGACGAGGGCGACAACGCCAGGGTGACCAGCGCCTCGATCGCCAAATGGCTGGAGGAAGGCCTCGACCCGGCGCAGCCGGCGTTCGTGGGCAATCAGAACGGCGACGTCAAGGCCGCGATCGCGGGTGCTGCCCGCAAGGTCGAGGCGGTGTATTCCTATCCCTACCAGAACCATGCGGCGATGGAGCCGCTCAACGCCACGGTGCTCTACACGCCTGACAAGTGCGAGGTCTGGACCGGCACCCAGAACGGCGAAGCGGCCTTCGCTGCGACCACGGAAGCCTCCGGCCTGCCGGCGGAGAAGTGCGAGGTGCACAAGGTGATGCTCGGCGGTGGCTTCGGCCGGCGCGGCATGACCGACTATGTCCGCCAGGCGGTGGCGATCGCCAAGCAGATGCCGGGCACGCCGGTCAAGCTGTTGTGGTCGCGCGAAGAAGACATGCTGCACGGCAAGTACCACCCAATCACCCAGTGCAAGCTCACCGGCGCGTTCGATGCCGACAACAACCTGACCGGCCTGCATATGCGCATCTCCGGTCAGTCGATCATCGCCAGTGTGTTTCCCAACAACCTGCAGAACGGCAAGGATACGGTCACGTTCCAGGGCCTCAATCCGACCGGCGAAGCGGCGTTCGGCTACAGCGTGCCGAATCTCCTGATCGATCACTCCATGCGCAATCCGCATGTGCCGCCGGGCTTCTGGCGTGGCGTCAATGTCAATCACAACGCCATTTACCTCGAATGCTTCATGGATGAGCTCGCCAAATCGGCCGGACAGGATCCGCTCGCGTTCCGGCGCAAGCTGATGGCCAATCATCCCAAGCACCTCGCCGTGCTCAACGCGGTTGCGGAAAAGATCGGCTGGGATACTCCGCCGCCGCAGGGCGTGTTCCGCGGTCTCTGCCAGCATATGGGCTTCGGTAGTTACGTTGCCGCCGCCACTGAAATCTCTGTGACTGACGGCAACAAGATCAAGGTGCACCGCATCGTCGCGGCCACCGATCCCGGTTACGCCGTGAACCCGGCGCAGATCGAACGCCAGGTCGCGGGCTCTTTCGTCTACGGTCTTTCGGCGCTGCTCTACGGCGAGATCACCATCAAGGACGGCCGTGTCGAGCAGGAGAACTTCGACACCTACAACTCGATGCGGATCGCCGAGATGCCGAAGGTGGAGGCGATCTTGATGCCGAGCGGCGGCTTCTGGGGCGGCGTCGGTGAGCCGACCATCTGCGTTGCGGCGCCTGCGGTGCTCAACGCATTCTTCGCCGCCACCGGCAAACGCATCCGCTCGGTGCCGTTGAAGAACCATGACATCCTGTTCGCGTAA
- a CDS encoding (2Fe-2S)-binding protein, whose amino-acid sequence MPVLTINGKTYDIDAEPDMPLLWAIRELVGLTGTKYGCGIAQCGACTVHIDGEATRSCSMQVSDVVGKQIITIEGLAAGGPLHKVQQAWVANDVPQCGYCQSGMIMAVAALLKEKPKPTDKDIDEAITNICRCGTFAQVREAIHAAANA is encoded by the coding sequence ATGCCAGTCCTCACGATCAACGGGAAAACCTACGATATCGACGCAGAGCCGGATATGCCGCTGCTCTGGGCCATCCGGGAGCTGGTCGGCCTGACCGGGACCAAATACGGCTGCGGCATTGCACAATGCGGCGCCTGCACCGTCCATATCGACGGCGAAGCCACCCGATCCTGCAGCATGCAGGTGTCTGACGTGGTCGGCAAACAGATCATCACCATTGAGGGGCTGGCCGCGGGCGGTCCCCTGCACAAGGTGCAGCAGGCCTGGGTGGCCAACGATGTTCCACAATGCGGCTATTGCCAGAGCGGCATGATCATGGCGGTGGCGGCGCTCCTGAAGGAGAAGCCGAAGCCCACCGACAAGGACATCGACGAGGCCATTACCAACATCTGCCGGTGCGGCACCTTCGCGCAGGTGCGCGAAGCGATCCACGCCGCGGCGAACGCGTAA
- a CDS encoding tripartite tricarboxylate transporter substrate binding protein has protein sequence MLLLVLAMGPRPAMAYPDQPIKLIVTFPPGGSADVVIRALQPILSAELQQPIVIENRSGAGGNIGIGAVVQAPADGYTLGVAAAGVLTVNPHLNNAMPFDPLKDLAPITLLAEIPFVLVASERAPVSSVDGIIAFAKSKPDELSIGHGGNGTAMHLTAALFAQKAQARVKLVPYRGSAPTAVDVLAGHIPLAVLDFPSSLQLIREGRLKALGVSAAKRVSFLPATASLAELGLKDFAAVGWFGVVARAGTAPEIITRLNAAFVKALKDPGVIEKIQLLGAEPSPSSPQGFADFIRSETAKWGKVIAEAGIKAE, from the coding sequence TTGCTGTTGCTGGTCCTGGCGATGGGGCCACGGCCGGCGATGGCCTATCCCGATCAGCCGATCAAGCTGATCGTCACCTTTCCGCCGGGCGGCAGTGCCGACGTGGTGATCCGGGCGCTGCAGCCGATTTTGTCGGCGGAGTTGCAGCAGCCCATCGTGATCGAAAACCGATCTGGGGCTGGCGGCAATATCGGCATCGGGGCGGTGGTGCAGGCGCCGGCCGATGGTTACACTCTCGGCGTCGCCGCGGCCGGCGTGCTCACGGTCAACCCGCATCTGAACAATGCGATGCCGTTCGATCCGCTCAAGGACCTGGCGCCGATCACGCTGCTGGCCGAAATCCCGTTCGTGCTGGTGGCGTCGGAACGAGCGCCGGTGTCCTCGGTGGACGGGATTATCGCGTTTGCGAAATCCAAACCCGACGAATTGTCGATCGGCCATGGCGGCAACGGCACCGCGATGCATCTCACCGCTGCGCTGTTCGCCCAGAAGGCGCAGGCCAGGGTCAAGCTCGTGCCCTATCGCGGCTCTGCGCCCACCGCCGTCGATGTGCTTGCGGGGCACATTCCGCTCGCAGTGCTGGATTTCCCGTCATCGCTGCAACTGATCCGCGAAGGCAGGCTCAAGGCGCTCGGTGTGTCGGCGGCCAAGCGCGTCAGCTTCTTGCCCGCTACGGCCTCACTGGCCGAACTCGGCCTGAAGGATTTCGCCGCGGTCGGATGGTTCGGGGTGGTTGCGCGCGCGGGCACAGCGCCCGAGATCATCACCCGGCTCAATGCCGCTTTCGTCAAGGCGCTGAAGGATCCCGGTGTGATCGAGAAGATCCAGTTGCTCGGCGCGGAGCCGTCGCCCTCGTCACCCCAGGGGTTTGCCGACTTCATCCGCTCCGAGACGGCCAAGTGGGGCAAGGTCATCGCCGAGGCCGGCATCAAGGCGGAATGA
- a CDS encoding FAD-dependent oxidoreductase has translation MLEIETTVLVVGAGPVGLTAAMDLASRGIDVVVAEVRRPGEPPSVKCNHVSARSMEVFRRLGMVGEIRNAGLPADFPNDCSYRTTATGRELSRIPIPSRALRYVATGGPDTWWPTPEPPHRINQIYLEPILFRNAASHPRIRVLSRTQIEDFTQTDDEVVATARELDAHSSFHISASYVIGCDGGKSMVRRLIGASLTGTPVVQRVQSTFIEAPQLKHLMAAHTPAWMVLSLNPRRCGTTVAIDGHDKWLVHNHLKPDELEFDSVDRDWAIRNILGVDENFPYRVISKEDWVGRRLVADRFRDRRAFICGDAAHLWIPYAGYGMNAGIADAANLSWLLAAHLNGWAAAGILDAYEAERQPITEQVSHFAMNHALAIMSQRRDVPGDIEADGPAADAARAALGQAAYDLNVQQYCCAGLNFGYYYDRSPLIAYDGETPPPYTMGGFEPSTVPGARVPHLWLRDRRSLYDAFGPLYTLIRRDPAVDATPLLGAAAKRNLPMTLLDIDAAEAGVCGEVLILARPDQHIAWRGNTAPADADALIDRIRGALRAA, from the coding sequence ATGCTGGAGATCGAGACAACGGTGCTGGTGGTGGGCGCGGGGCCGGTCGGCCTCACGGCGGCGATGGATCTCGCCTCGCGCGGCATCGACGTGGTGGTCGCCGAAGTCCGCAGGCCTGGCGAGCCGCCGAGCGTGAAATGCAATCATGTGTCGGCGCGCTCAATGGAAGTGTTCCGGCGGCTCGGCATGGTCGGCGAGATCAGAAATGCGGGCCTGCCAGCCGACTTTCCCAACGACTGCTCGTACCGGACCACGGCGACCGGCCGCGAATTGTCACGCATCCCGATTCCCAGCCGCGCGTTACGTTATGTCGCCACCGGCGGGCCGGACACCTGGTGGCCGACGCCGGAGCCGCCGCACCGCATCAACCAGATCTATCTCGAACCGATCCTGTTTCGCAATGCGGCGTCGCATCCGCGAATCCGCGTCCTGTCACGCACACAGATCGAGGATTTCACGCAGACGGACGATGAGGTGGTGGCGACGGCGCGCGAGCTTGACGCCCATAGTTCCTTTCATATCTCGGCATCCTATGTGATCGGGTGTGATGGCGGAAAGTCCATGGTGCGCCGGCTGATCGGCGCCAGCCTGACCGGCACGCCGGTGGTGCAACGGGTGCAGTCGACTTTCATCGAAGCGCCGCAGCTCAAGCATCTGATGGCGGCGCATACGCCGGCCTGGATGGTGCTGTCGCTCAATCCGCGCCGCTGCGGCACCACGGTTGCGATCGATGGCCACGACAAATGGCTGGTGCACAACCATCTCAAGCCCGACGAACTGGAATTCGACTCCGTCGATCGCGACTGGGCGATCCGCAACATCCTTGGAGTTGACGAGAATTTCCCGTACCGCGTGATCAGCAAGGAAGACTGGGTTGGCCGTCGTCTGGTCGCGGACCGCTTTCGTGACCGCCGCGCCTTCATCTGCGGCGATGCCGCACACTTATGGATTCCGTATGCGGGCTACGGCATGAATGCCGGCATCGCGGATGCCGCCAATCTCAGCTGGCTCTTGGCAGCGCATCTCAACGGCTGGGCCGCAGCCGGTATCCTTGATGCCTACGAGGCGGAACGCCAGCCCATCACCGAACAGGTGTCGCATTTCGCGATGAACCATGCGCTGGCGATCATGAGCCAGCGTCGCGATGTGCCCGGGGATATCGAGGCCGATGGCCCCGCGGCGGATGCCGCCCGTGCGGCGTTGGGCCAGGCGGCTTACGATCTGAACGTCCAGCAATATTGCTGCGCCGGCCTGAATTTCGGCTACTATTATGATCGCTCGCCGCTGATCGCCTATGACGGCGAGACACCGCCGCCCTACACCATGGGAGGTTTCGAGCCGTCGACCGTTCCGGGCGCGCGGGTCCCGCATCTGTGGCTGCGGGACCGCCGCTCGCTCTATGACGCGTTCGGGCCGCTGTACACGCTGATCCGGCGCGATCCGGCTGTCGATGCGACGCCGTTGCTCGGCGCGGCTGCGAAGCGCAATCTGCCGATGACGCTGCTGGATATCGACGCCGCCGAGGCAGGTGTCTGCGGCGAGGTGTTGATCCTGGCGCGGCCCGATCAGCATATCGCCTGGCGCGGTAACACTGCCCCGGCGGATGCCGATGCACTGATCGACCGAATACGAGGCGCCTTACGCGCTGCATGA